ccctacttcaatggccgtatatatccggttggatgtagaggccgggtaaaaaatacccttctctaaaaaaaataataaaaaaaatcgcaaGAGATTGAGGAACCATACGTGAGCACACCTTCCCTCGCAAGAGATTGAGGAACCATACGCGAGCACACCTTCCCCAACACCTCCTCTGTTGTCGCCACCTAGCCTCGTTGGTTGCTAGAACCTAGAAGGTGCAAACGACGCTTGTGAGTCCCAGCGGACTtccccgtctccctcctcgcctCACACCCTCTTCAAGCCGGTGGTGGCGAGGCACCCTCACTGTCGTCGTCTTCCTAACCATTCACACCACTTTGCCCCTGCTGCAACACCTGCCCACCATCCATTGTCAACCTTTTGCGGCTTCAATGGTGCCATCGCCTTACCACCCTTCTACTACTAGGCTGCCAACTCCCATGGCCATCCTTCTAAGCCAAGTAAAATTTTCATATCTTCCCACTCCCTCCACCTTGGTCCCAACTCGGATACCTAATTGGTTGGGGGGTCGTCGCCGCTATAGTcgaagtgggaggagaagaTATCGGTGCACCAATATCGAAGCAGATCGGTGGGTTCAAAATCTGCAAATCGGGCCTCTGATTTTTCAACCAAATAAAGGTTagcaaatttctttttttttaatcagccAAGTGTTTCAAAAGTTACAATCTTGGGTGAattatctttttcttcttgcCAGGATGCTTGGGGTGAATCCAGGGCCATAGAGCGGCATGTGCGGGGTGTGCAACTGTTCAGGGCCTCAAAATTTAGGGGCCCAAAATCTTAATTATATGGAGTATTAAGTATACTTAATTAGTTGTAACCGGAATATTAAAGCCCAATAGATCAGGATTAAGGCCCATAACTAAAAGTGGAAAATACAACAGGCCTAATACCGAAGCTAAATCGACTAGAAATGGATGTAATAACGCTCTACGAGTCATCGTGATAGACCATCTGTCCGTCTTCTCCCGTTATACAAGTCATACGTGTCGATCACGATAAAGGGTCCATGAGAATTTGGCTATCAAATTTTAAGGCACGATTAATTGTGCATTTTGTACCAGGTTCTCCAATTGTTAGCTACGGGTCCTGGGTGAATCCTCGTTgaatgtagttttgtgaaacgggtccacaaataaaaatatagttGTATGAATATAAGAGTGTGATTCTTGAAGAATTTTCACAGAGAGCATAGTTGTCTTTATGTCGGTTTCCTttttctctactacttaaaaaaaaagaggtgcttccatcgttcGTAAAAAATCGAGCGAAAAAAAACCAAGTTTatccgataaaaaaaccgggtgaaaaaaagtgcgaaaaaaaaagaaaaaccaaatatGTCCTATCCAGAACAAGGGAAAAAAAGCgggcgaaaaaaaaccaaaattgtccgattaaaaaaaccgggcgaacaAAAACgtgcgaaaaaaagaaaagaaaaaacaaaatagcgataaaaaaagtccgactcggtcaaaaaaaatatcaataaaaataaaaaaaagtccgactcctcgttccctctcagaaaaaaaaaaggtccgacTCTGATCCGAGTCCCACTCCTCACGTTTGAGTCCGACATACTAGGCACCACTTCTCTCGGTTTCAATTTATACCGTGATATTTCATACatcttggtgaaaaaaaattaatgtgccagattgaagatctgtttgcaaaaacggaacctacatgtcgagagcattccattttaatatgattttaattttttggttTGTACAtttgcatttgagtccctgtaatttttatatttacgtttaagtccctataatcttgcaataaggtgcttttggtcttttttttaaaaaaacaataaataaaggGGATAGAACAAAGGCaaaaaggtgcataaaaaaaaagaaaagccacacaaaaaacaacaacaataaaagTCTATTTCCCCTAAGTGGCGAAAAAAAACGTAGATGCaaacgggaaaaaaaatccgattcctataaaaggaaaaaaaaaagtggtgaaaaaaacaCTAGATCTGATTCctttaaaaatagaaaagaagtcTGATTCCTGTATAGGCGAAAAAAATCcgaaaaaaacatctaaaaaagttcgtccgattccctaagaaagtggcaaaaaaatggttcgtaaaaaataaaaagttagttcgtataaaataaaaaatgcacgCAAGAAAAAAAGTGGAAAGGGCGAAACAAAGTCCAATTTCTAATCAGTAtaaatctcttctctatctctaatctaatataactatttaaaaataaaaaatgcacgagaaaataaaaaggtcaAAAAAACGTGTGagaaaaaagtcagaaaaaagcACAGAAAACACACTGAAGAGGTTTTTCcatcttcttaaaaaaaataaaaaaacgcgtgagaaaaattatttccattgccggcaaaaactttttaaaaaaacatacgaGGAAAAGGATGTCAGAAAAAATGCGCCATTTCTAAATAAAATGGTTTGAAAAAGCCacgcaagaaaaaaacactatatatataaaaaatcgcTCTAAAAAAATTGTCAGAAAAAAGCTAATTTGATGGACGCTTGAGTCGGATAAGATACATCGATTTTTTACCATCTACTACACGGCTtttatttcgtcatatattCTCATATAttggaaaaaagcaaaaaaataaCATTCCGAAAaaacaggcaaaaaaaaaaaaccatgcgAGAAAGTAATTGTCAGAAAAAATAGGCAAAAAACACGtgagaaaagcaaaaaaaaaaggggagaaaaatatggttttcgtcattagtaaaaaaaaggaaaaaaacatgctagaaaaaaaactgttagaaagaaatgcgAGAAAAtcgtgcaagaaaaaaaaacaccgtttataaaaaaaaaacaagccgctcattaaaatacaaacattgtcattgacatgattatgcataaaaaacgtatattatcattagaatttttttcacccgttacaacgcacgggtattttagctagttttttaaaaaggaagAAGTTATATTTCCTTCGTGTGGCCTTTGAAACGTTGGGCCTCGTATGTGTAAACCACCCAACCTCGGCCCGCTTCACGGAGAATCATGGCCTGCAACGTGAAAACCTTCGAATCGCTTCAGGTGCGCTCGTTTAAGCTTATAGGATTAGATTCTCttcgttttccgttagcacgtttttcaaactgctaacggtatatttcgtgtgaaaacttctATAAAagtgttgtttaaaaaaatccaacaaatttattcataatatatattccttatttttaattctgaatttcagttatttcctaattgtatttctatatggactctagtatcctcttctaatattcctaattttttaattccgaatttcaactatttctaaattgtatttctatatggattctagtctcctcttctaatattccttatttttaatttcgaatttcagttatttctaaattgtatttctatatggactctgttttttctttttcttcgattaatgtgagaatttctaggccatgaaagcgaacgtggaggctcctttttctattcctttaataatataatagatttagaCTGATACAAGTATCTAAGTTTAAATTGAGAGATGCAcatatggtgaaaatagataaattatagctaaaattttttttttttgaccggattcCTGGACACCCCCCCTCCCCTATCTAGCTCCACCCCTATGTgttgtacccggttttgtggtgaTATGTGATTGAGACTTAACCATTAAATGAGGGGTGTAGAGTGGACGTTTTGTTATTTTCTTAAAGAAAAGAGACCACTCAGACACAGCCCACCCGGCAAAGCGAAGGATGCATGCGCGTTAGGCAGAGGCGCCATCGGTTCTATTATACGTGGGCTCGCGCGAAAAGCACGGCCTCGTCGCGCGGCGGAGTAGGCTGGCTCGATCGGCGGGTAGTAGCGTACTAGCGTGCGTGGGGGATTCGGCTGTCGCGCGGTGCGTGGGCCGTATCGGTTATTTTGCTCGGCCACGGGACGGGACCGTCGTCGGGACGcctcacgccgccgcgccacgcgtgACAGCAATTTAACCGCCGaaccgcccgcgcgccgcgcgcgcgcgacgatCCAGCGAGAGAAACAACACACACTACCGGCGTGGGCAGGGGCGGAGCTAAAACGAAATGGAGGGTGGTGCCACCtgcttaatttactctattttatatCGAGTTTAAGCTGATGCGGGTGCCTAAGTTTGTATTGAGGGGTACATATATAGTGAAAATAGATAAAGTATAGctaaaacttttttttgacCGGGTTGCTAAACACTCCCCTGATATATACTAGCTCCGCCACTGCCGCATGGGCGGGCGTGCAGTGTGCAGCGAGCGGAACACCTGCCGTTCCCGTAATTCGTTCAACTTCGATTCATACCAGAATCATGCATGCACGCACCGATCGACTAGCTCTCGATCCATCCTCTCGTCACGCTTCGTACGTGCTCGTGTTCTTCGGCGATTAAACGACCGACCTCACCTGATCAACAACGCACATTCCGTTAGTTGGCTTTTGCATGGGGCATCAGCTCATCCAATGATCCAAAGATCCAACAGCTAGAAAGCCAAAGTCCGGATATCTTTTAGGTTGCCCTCACATTCCGATATGAAAAACGGAGCGATGGATTAGTAcatggttaattaagtattagctaaaagctttaaaaataagttaatatgatttttaaagcaactttcctatagaaaatatttaaaaaacacTTCGTTTTTAACATGTTAAGGGACGTGCGCATGGAAAACAGTAGAAGAAGTTTGGAATACCCAAAAAAGAACTCAACCTTAAGCGTGTACACTGAAGATGCACGTGCATTTGATGATTATGTGTGTAGGTgtctgtgttttttttaacaaataaggACAGCCTGTACCCATTTTGGCGTGTACACTAAAGATGTACGTGCATTTGATGATTGTGTGTGTAtatgtttgtgtttttttaacaaataaagaCAGACTATACCCATTTTGGCGTGTACACTAAAAATGCACGTGCATTTGAtgattgtgtgtgtatgtgtttgTGTTTTTTAACAAATAAGGACAGAACATACTCATTTTTTTATTGGTATAGAGAGAAAAAGTACACTCCCTAAGCGAAAATAGAACCAGTTACGCGCCTTGGGCAATCTATACTACATGTAGGACCATCTTAAGGTGGAGCTTTGGGCTTGCCATTGTCAATGTGTCCTCCTCTTTTAACTTTGCAAAGAGTCCAATGGTTGAGGATCTGTTGTAATCGAAGAttctttcatttctttcttttcatatcaCCTAGTAGATGATAGAGTATCAGCGAGCGAGCACATTTTCCCTTTTAGAGTGTCATGTCTGTTTGCAAGCATACATCTCCCATCATTTTGACACCGTGGTTGTTGGATTCCATTCACTTGGCAGTTGGCACAATTTGTTGGTAGGCAGCCTAGCTCGCTACTAGTCTCAATATCCTTCCGAAAAATCTGCACTAGACGAAGAGGTGGAAGGATGACTCATTTGTGGCACAGGAGAGTGAGCATAATGGAATTATTAGGATATCCTCTTGTTGCAAGTCTGTGTGCCGTTCATACTCTATTTTGTATCATTTGTGACGCGGAAGGATGACTCATTGGTGATTGTGTGAGTGTTGTGTATGTGTCAAATGTGTACATCCGATTGTATTTCTCCGGGAAAGAAACCATCTTCACATGACTTTGATTGTCAAACCGTGTGCTGTCTTATCAACAAGGCgttttattttaggacaaatttatttttctcaCACACCGAAACCTTGTTTAATTTGTTGTGAACCTTGTTTTATTTGGCACTTTCTCTTTCATAATACTACTATTCCATTGGTgtttaactttttctttccttcgCTGTCAACGACCATCTTATTTGTCCCTAAAAGACCAATGTGCCCTTATGAAgctaaaaattatataagaaacTAATGAAAATATCATTTATTCTTTAGTTTTAAAAGTATTTTAGGACCAATGTGCCCTTATGAAgctaaaaattatataagaaacCAATGAAAATATCATTTATTCTTTAGTTTTTAAAGTATGTATCAAAATAGGACTTATTTTTTCAGTTAAAAAATTCATGGGGAAATTTTCAATTCATTTGAAAGGTTTATACATGTAACTTAAAAAATGGAATAGTAAAGTAAAAAACATTTTTGCATAACCACATAAATATAGCATAGCTTCCAATATTCTTAAAAAATTGAATAGCAATGCACATGAGAACTTAATATCTTCTAAGGGGAAAATTGTTATCTTAATATGTTACAGTATTTGCTAAAAGTTAAAGTACTATTTCACTTTGGAACATCTATAAGGGCATAACGATATTTTAATTGCAAACTTAATAGCCAACTACCCTTGACTAGATAGTGATGGCATAAAAATATACGAACTAACGAAAGGGTGGTAAAAGAGGAGTACAAACTTTCAATGGTGGAAGAGATAGTACAATTGCAATTATGGATGAAAACGGCTCGAAAACAAATGGAAACCACCTTTACCATTTtcgttttaatattttttattcagAATAGGGAACCCTGGATAGAAAAACGGAATCAAATATTATCAAATACAAAAAGGAACGAATACGACTCGAAGCAAATACGGTAATGAATATTTATTAGAATGTAAAAAACCCTCCAACTAAGATTCCAAGTTTTGtctaaaaaatagataaaaaattccaaattttagcattATCATAAGGATAACATCGTAGTTCACATATCACTATGTCAACTCCATTTTTTCATCTTTTGAGACAGTAAACATTCTTCGAAAAAAAGAAGTTCCAAATTCATTTAGGAGAAATTCTTCAGAAAGTTTTCGAACATTTCTACTTTTTGACGAATAATGCCattttgagaaaagaaaatctgaATTTGTTTCCTTTCTTGAAAATTACCCAAAAGAAATTCCGACAGGTACGTGCTTTTCGTTTGTGAAAATAGGTCGGAAATCTAGAAACTTTCCAAATTGTTTTCAACCCTAGTTGCAATAGCAATGGGTGGCAAAAATGAAATCTTCCCGAACTACCCTAGTTGCAGGCATGACTTGTTAAGAGTTTAATCTAGTTTAGCGCAATTTCAAGAACCGTTCGTTCATATTTATTTTCACCAGCAACCCATTGgtgtttttatttgttttttcccCCTGAGGGGAGTGTGTTTTTATCTGTTCTGATTTGGAATCAGTTAGATTCGAGGGatcgtgcaaaaaaaaaagtggctttGGCTTTATGAAAATAGTAATGTTATACTGCTTCTCTTAGCAACTTTGGCCACATGGTAAATTTTTGTTCATGTAAGAATATTGAATCTTGACCACATCCTTGCTCCAGCTGCCGACATCAACTTTGGTTagcttttttcttttaaaaaaactttatctGTGTTATCCTGTTGGCAATCATTTTGTGAAATGGGAAAGATGTTTTCACTACTTACTGTACTAGTTTTTCTGCAGAACATATAGTTCAGTTGTCACCCCTTTATTATGGTTATTATCAAtgagtaacaaaaaaaaacaggttTAGGAATgaactccattttttttaacaaaacacTGGATTTATTCTTGGTGCAAATTCTTGTTTTGGCAATGAAATATGCTGGTATTTCAATAAtcgagttttttttcaaaaaggggATTTCAATAACTGAGTTATCTTGGTTATTCCTAGAGAAACGGAAATGTGCATGCTTCCTTTTAACGCAACTTTGTGTGTTTGCTTTCGTCTAGAAGCAAACATTTAGCTTTTTAGTGACAGAGCCAATATAGGTTTGAAAATTGAAAAGTATGCAAATTGGCAATGATATTTGTCCCTGCTAAATCCTTTAGTTTAGGATATAGGGTGAATCACATGTAGTGCATAGACAATAGCATTCTCGATACCCTAAAAGGAGAGACCATTTATATGTCATCTCTTGCGTTAGCTCAAGTGCTTTACATGCAACCACCTAATGCATGGCCTATCAGTTTTCAAACGACAGGAATGGAAAAGGTCTTCAAGTTCACAAATTCTTTAATTTAGAGCATGCATGGgttagagcagatacaatagcaggctataagcttactataaatatattttaagaagataaaggaaaagagagaagagcagcgggctacagatctgtagccagctgcagcacggactccaaaacgtaatgtgtgtatgacagatgggaccaggtattaatagtatatatagtaagcaactattgtataaattggctatagataatttaGAGCTAGTAacgggctatactattaaacttgctcttagctgTGCTTTAGTACATGTTCATCTCTAAGAGCAAATACTAGACTGTTTGTCTTTTCTAATTGAATAGATCATATGTAttcataatcccatatcaacggCTGGTAGCATAATTTTTTTCTACTAGTGGTAGAACTCATAAATCAATTGCTAAAATCACTTCTACTGATAATAATACTGGTAAATAACATTTAGTTAGAGtgaatgaagatgaagattgtaCGGGCATGTCAAACTATTAATACCGAATTTAGTGTCCATTCTTTTATTCGGGACTTCAGGTAGGGTAATTGATCTACATCTCTTCTTGTTTTATTCAGATAGACAACTTGTAAAATTACTGAAAGTATAAAgagggaatattttttttatcaagtgCTTACGTTCAGAATCTTTCAAACAGTACTATGCTTTACGTACTTATCCTAGCATCTTTCAACAGCACATCTGTGTGGCTGTGATATCATCCAgtaaagtgtttttttttccatttgaactaATCTGAATTATGCACTTCATCAGTATTGTGGCCAGAGCTATTCTATTGTTTAGGTTGCAAAATATTACTAATGCTATATCACTTTGGTACTAATTATTTGACATGATCCCATTAGGCGTAAGTTAGTggaacttgtttttttttaggtATGCTCCTGCAGGGCCTGCAGTAAGCAGCACAAAGCTTTATGCTTGTGTTGGTTGAATACTATACTAGTTGAGTGCAGCAaatcttttcttcttttgtagTTAATTTTATCACCACAATGGGGACATCACAAGGTGGGAAATTTTGTACGTTCATATTTTAGACATATATTGTTTTCTGCTATCATTATGCTTAGTGCAGCAGGCATGTACTAGTGATTTTGAATTGAAGGAAGCTCGTAGGGTTAAGATATGAATGAATGtcttattattatatttttaggaggttaattaattaacaaagaTTCTGTTCTTCTGCATAATTCACTATTCGGGAAAGCTTTGGTCTCTCATTAAATCGTACCTACCTTTAACTGTTGCTTTAGATGCTCTGTCACTTCTATTGGTGACTTGGTGTTGGATGCTGAGATAGTGTGGTTCTGTCCGTTTTACTGTCTGCATCATGTTACAGCATCTAATTAACAGAAACTCGTGTGTCGATATATGTTCCATAACCATCACCTCTTTAATTAAAAAACGTGGGTAGATATCGAGATTTGTTAGCAGATCTCGTTCTTTTCagtattgccagagattatgtgaACACATTTCCTATTTTACTACGGCTTTGTAAGTCTTTGTTCACATTATTTGCTGGGTCTAATCGTACTGACAGATACTCTGTACAACATGGTGGCAAGAAATTCAGAGTATTCTTCTTGCATTGAGACATCACTTTCATTTGGTGCCATGCAATGAACAAAAGAATGAACTCATCACCTACCTTTATAAGATGATCGGATTGCATAAACTTTCAGAATACTGTAGCCTTTTCCAAGGAAAAGGGAAACAAGTgcgatgaaaaaaataatcagaaCTTCAAAAGTTTGGATATCCTAGTTTCTCACGTGTTTTGAACTGAACAAGACCAAGAATATATGACCAGCAAAATCTTCACTTGTTTCCCTGCTTTTCGCATGGCTGCTTGCACACATTTTGCATGGGCGTCTCTACTCCTCTCCCTGCATCTGGTATACGTATCTTCGATTCTCTCATGCTTTGAACCATATCTATTAAGTCAGAAACTAAAAATAATACATTGGGTTAATCCACTTGCTTTTGCTGCTCTGTGCAACTCCACtcgaatcctttttttttctttgatttgtTTTCCCCTTCTTTTCAGGAATGGACATCTACTCACTGTCACCACAGCTCACGAGAGGTGTCAGCCATTGTGGTTGTAGCTCTGCACACTGCTAGTGCTTAGTTCATGGATGCACCACCCTTCTCCTCTTTAAAAGGCAGGGTGTGATGCTCAGTGTCTAGTCCAAGAGCACTCAGGAgttctctgaattctgatggaAACCAACACTCCTCCAAAGTCTGGGACAAGCTTTCTCAAGACTTGCTTCAATGGTGTCAATGCCCTCTCAGGTTTTATTTCTTCCATCCTGCCTCTCGTGATCTTAATCAAGCTAAGACATCAAGTACTACCTGATGTTTTATGTTGTTAAGAAAGATGCcatatattttctttatttaaCATTATAACATACTAAGGTAATTTTACCATATTTGAAAATGAACCGGAAGATACCATATGTTCTAATATAAAACTTGTTACCTTTATATACTAGataccaaattttatttttatctttttacaAGTGCTGTCTCGAAAACCGTAAAATTCACCACGTACTAAAACTAACTTAAAATGTTGGGAAAGTGATTTCATCTGTCGAGGGGATATTCTCTTGTTTCGTACATGTCacctaaatagtcataaaaaaatttgacaaaattaatatgaaatatatcactccacaaatatgcaagttaaaatttaacttctaaaatgtttgtttctgtttttttcttttcttcaggtGTTGGGATACTATCCATGCCTTACGCATTGTCCCAGGGAGGATGGCTGAGCCTAGCAATCTTCATAACCATAGCAGCGATCTGCTTCTACACGGGGATCCTCCTGCAGCGATGCATCGACTCCAGCTCCCTCGTCAAGACCTACCCGGACATCGGCGAGCTGGCGTTCGGCCGGAAGGGCaggatcgccgtcgccgccttcatGTATCTCGAGCTCTACCTCGTCGCCATCGACTTCCTCATCCTGGAGGGGGACAACCTGGAGAAGCTGTTCCCGAACGCgagcttcttctcctccttccacAGGATCGCCGGCGGGACGAGGCAAGGGTTCGTGCTGCTGTTCGCGCTGCTCGTGCTGCCCACGACGTGGTTCCGGAGCCTCGACCTCCTGGCGTACGTCTCCCTGGGCGGCGTCCTGGCGTCCGCCATCCTCGTCGCGTCCGTGCTCTgggtcggcgccgccgacggcgtcggGTTCCGCGAGGGCGGCGTGGCGGTGAGGTGGGGTGGCGTCCCGACCGCCATGAGCCTGTACGCGTTCTGCTTCAGTGGCCATGCGGTTTTCCCCATGATTTATACCGGCATGAGGAACAGGAGAATGTTTCCACATGTAAGTAAAGCAGAAGTTTGTTTCTTTTACAGTCTTATATAaagggtaattttaccatctTTGAAAAAAATACCGACCACACTTTCTAGCGTAAAATTTAGTACATATAGATACTAAGTACGTCAaggtataaaaaaattaatataaaatttaGGTACCCGAGGTATTTTTTATGGACCataaaacttttgtatataaaagCACAGTAATCCTCTCCCCACCCTACACAGGAGGTCGTCCGCTCCTTCGTGTTTGCGTAACTAGTATAGGATTTAGTAATTTATCCTTAATTCATACACCTAGCTAAATCTCTAATTATATGGATGCGGCCTGTTGCAAATCACGGATATATTACTGGTAAATAATAGTAGAAGTGTTAGTTGTAAAGCACTACAACTATCTGCTGAAAACTAGTACTACTAATGATCTCAGGTCTCAGCCAGGCAAACTGTTTGGATAATTTTGCTTTACAGTCAGTAGTACAAAATGTTTAACCTTTTTGACTGGTAGTGTATGATAAAAAGTTATGTTGTTGCCCATGCAAATTTTAACCACGGTAACCTTGTCAAACTTTCCAATTGCATAAAGCATTGCTATATATGCTAATTCCGTCTCAATCGTGTGCTTTAATTGAGTTTATTAACAACTAAtcaataactttattttttctaCCAACTTAACCAAATCCCAGGTGCTGCTCATCTGCTTCATCATCTGCACCCTCGCCTACGGCGTGATGGGCGTCATCGGCTACCTCATGTACGGCGGCTCGCTCCGGTCGCAGGTGACGCTCAACCTGCCGGCGAGGAAGCTGAGCTCCAGCATCGCCATCTACACGACGCTCATCAACCCCTTCACCAAGTTCGCCCTCCTCATCACCCCGATCGCCGAGGCCATCGAGGGCGTCCTCGGCCTCggcaccgccaccaccggcggcaAGCCGGCGCAGTACAGGGCCGCGGCCGTGAGCGTGTCGGTGAGGACGGCGCTGGTGGTGAGCACCACGGCGGTGGCGCTCGCCGTGCCCTTCTTCGCCTACGTGGTGGCGCTCACCGGCTCGTTCCTCAGCGCCACCGCGACGATGCTGCTGCCGTGCGCGTGCTACCTCCGGATCAGCTCCAGGGCCTCCGGGAAGCTGGGGGTGCTCGAGATCGTGGCTTGCGTGGGGATCATCGTGCTTGGGTTAGGAGTGATCGTGATAGGCACTTACAGCTCGCTGAAACAGATTGTGCAGAGCTTCTGATCATTTATGGGCAAAGGTAGTAGGAGATGAGCAATTGGGATCAGCTACTGAAAATTGACATATACTAGTCAATTCGATACCACTGATTAGGACAGGTGGTGTCAACCATGATGTTATGCATAAATCACTTGAGAAAGAAATCCATATGCCGTGTATTCAGGTAGGAAGATGATTCTACTAGtggagattgatttttttttccatcgaGGGTACATCCACCCATTTTGTGCATGGCGTTTAAAAAtcatcaaaaaaaatttaacaaaattagcaagataaatcaatatgtgatatgatatttgataaacatgcaagttcaaattcgagtgatacaaattatagaaaaaataaatatggcaATGAATTACATGTGCTATTtagaatttgtcttttttttacttgtataagttgaatttgaaacTGTACGTTTGTAAAGTGGCATATCACATTCAAATATTATCTAGtatcttattaatttttttacttcATGATTTGTGCTCCGGTGATCCCAACTCTTCTCTTCCAACGTAGGTGACACATTCTCTAGCTCCAGCAACCCCAACGAAAGCAATGGAGTTAGAGTTTAGGGTCTCAAGTTGAGATGAGAGttgggagagggggggggggaagggggAAGAGGGGGCATATCATCGGGCTTAGAGGGATGGTCGTGGGAGGTGGTGGCCCAGCAATGGACGATGGACACGAGTGGGCGGCGAGGTACTGGCGGTTGCACCAAAGCCACGGGGATG
The Oryza sativa Japonica Group chromosome 6, ASM3414082v1 DNA segment above includes these coding regions:
- the LOC4340559 gene encoding amino acid transporter AVT1I, which translates into the protein METNTPPKSGTSFLKTCFNGVNALSGVGILSMPYALSQGGWLSLAIFITIAAICFYTGILLQRCIDSSSLVKTYPDIGELAFGRKGRIAVAAFMYLELYLVAIDFLILEGDNLEKLFPNASFFSSFHRIAGGTRQGFVLLFALLVLPTTWFRSLDLLAYVSLGGVLASAILVASVLWVGAADGVGFREGGVAVRWGGVPTAMSLYAFCFSGHAVFPMIYTGMRNRRMFPHVLLICFIICTLAYGVMGVIGYLMYGGSLRSQVTLNLPARKLSSSIAIYTTLINPFTKFALLITPIAEAIEGVLGLGTATTGGKPAQYRAAAVSVSVRTALVVSTTAVALAVPFFAYVVALTGSFLSATATMLLPCACYLRISSRASGKLGVLEIVACVGIIVLGLGVIVIGTYSSLKQIVQSF